One genomic region from Ptychodera flava strain L36383 chromosome 5, AS_Pfla_20210202, whole genome shotgun sequence encodes:
- the LOC139133251 gene encoding galactosylceramide sulfotransferase-like, producing the protein MRIKLFSVTRLCSGCGRYNVLVWLMFFVFGFCIFYLTTQKDIVGLSDTVINMGELDKEEQLGVHSPRHNDRKESESCRPVNNFVFIKPEKTGGSTVSSILFRYGMKNNLVAALKPRWTHGCVIKMDKEKDRLGIVYYNCSDFPGYDYLCQHIQTYNRAELNRIVHDATYMTIIRSPYTHLKSKFYFHRRHLNLSMSPDPFAIYLKDIEKTAMKDEQLRTETNSFHFRFGLNIAENKSSALEDFRRFDDEIDLVMIMEYMDESLVLLKKLMCWDFDDMVYHSCKVHQNYQPPTTDAMQDIITKVSRADIRLYNFFNRTFWEKVKNYDGDFEADLEEFRSIHKAANAKCEADENSDYCTNLHKDVYALSKVVYNEQAKWMC; encoded by the exons ATGAGAATAAAGTTGTTCAGCG TGACTAGACTATGCTCAGGATGTGGTCGCTACAACGTCCTGGTTTGGCTTATGTTCTTCGTTTTTGGTTTCTGCATCTTCTACCTGACCACCCAGAAAGATATCGTTGGACTGAG TGATACAGTCATAAACATGGGAGAGTTAGACAAGGAAGAGCAACTAGGGGTACACTCCCCACGACACAACGACAGAAAGGAGTCAGAAAGCTGCCGACCAGTGAATAACTTTGTGTTCATCAAACCTGAAAAGACCGGCGGCAGTACAGTTTCCTCAATCCTGTTCCGGTACGGGATGAAGAACAACCTGGTGGCTGCCTTGAAACCAAGGTGGACTCACGGTTGCGTTATTAAAATGGATAAAGAGAAGGACAGACTGGGTATCGTGTACTACAACTGCAGTGATTTCCCAGGGTATGATTACTTGTGTCAACACATCCAGACTTACAACCGAGCTGAACTGAATAGAATCGTCCACGATGCCACATATATGACAATTATCCGATCTCCGTACACACATCTTAAATCCAAATTCTACTTCCACAGGCGACATCTGAATCTGTCCATGTCACCTGACCCTTTTGCGATTTATCTCAAGGATATCGAGAAAACGGCGATGAAGGATGAGCAACTGCGGACTGAGACAAATTCCTTCCACTTTCGGTTTGGTCTCAATATCGCCGAGAACAAGTCGTCTGCATTAGAAGACTTCCGCCGGTTCGACGATGAGATCGATTTGGTGATGATAATGGAGTATATGGATGAGTCACTCGTTTTACTGAAAAAACTAATGTGTTGGGACTTTGACGATATGGTCTATCACTCTTGCAAGGTGCATCAAAATTATCAACCACCGACCACTGACGCAATGCAGGACATTATTACAAAAGTGTCTCGGGCAGACATAAGGCTTTATAACTTTTTCAACAGAACCTTCTGGGAAAAAGTTAAAAATTATGACGGTGACTTCGAAGCCGACCTGGAGGAATTTCGATCGATTCATAAAGCGGCAAATGCCAAATGCGAAGCTGATGAAAACAGTGACTATTGTACGAATTTACATAAGGACGTGTACGCACTGTCAAAAGTAGTGTACAATGAACAAGCCAAATGGATGTGTTGA